The genomic DNA CGGCCTCGGCGGCAATGAGAGCTACCCTGACCTCTTCCAGCCCTATGGCGGCTTTCCGGACAACGTACGGGTTGAGGATGGCTACATCGTCATGCCCGAGTTGGCTGGTATCGGCTTCGAGGGCAAGTCCGGGGCAAGTCCGACCTGATCAAGGTCATGCGCGCGTTGGCGGCGTGATTGTCCACATAACCCCGCAAGTTGTGGCCGTTCCCTCTGGCTCCAACAGGACCGTCCTGAGGTTTTGATCAGGATTGCTCGCGGCCATGCACCTGGGCCGGTGGAGCGGTCGCTTCGACGGCCGTGAAGGTCTCCAAGATCCGATAGGTGTGCTCGGTGCCGGCCGGAACCGTCCAGGAATCGCCGGGCTCCAACCGAACGGTTTGCCCCTCGATCTCCAGCTCGGCCCGTCCCGCGATCACGTAGCCGACCACCTCATACTCGTGCTTGTGCGAGAGCTTGTCCCGGGTTGGCTCCTCCTCCCGCCACAACCGCATGGAAACGCGCTTGCCGGATGCGAGATAGATCTCGCCTTGATCCCCGGTCGGCGAATGGGCGCTGCTGACCTTCTTCACAGTCGTGTCGGTCATCGGCTCCTCCTGTCTCTCCCCAGGAAACGTGGCGGGCACCCGCTGCGTTCCCCCTTCGGGCAGCTCGAGAGACGGTTCCGTATCGGACGACACTCATGGGCCCAAGCGCGGAAACCGGTTCGCCCCGCACGCGCCAAGGAGGCTGAAGCCATGTATCCCGAGGATCTGAGCTTTCGCGACCGCGCCGATGCCGGACGCCAGCTTGTCCCTCGTCTCAGGCTCTATGCTGCGCAGCACCCTGTCGTGCTGGCACTTCCCCGCGGCGGCGTGCCGGTGGCGTTCGAAGTCGCTAAAGGCTTGGGGGCACCGCTCGATCTGATCTTCGTGCGCAAGATCGGGGCTCCCGGCCAAGCCGAATTCGGTCTGGGCGCAGTGGTCGACGGAGCTCACCCTCAGGTCGTGCTCAACAAGGAAGCACTTGATCGGGTCCGCGTGCCGTCGGGCTATATCGAGGAGGAAACCCAGCGGCAGCTCAAGGAGATCGAGCGCCGACGAGAGCATTATCTCGCTGGTCGGCGGCCGGTCGATGTGGAGGGCCGCGTTGCCATCGTGGTGGATGACGGCATCGCCACGGGCAGCACCGCGCAGGCAGCGTTGAAGGGGCTGTCCCGCGCCCGCCCCGCCCGGCTGATCCTTGCCGTTCCGGTCGCCCCGGCCGACTCCATTGCCCGTCTCAGGGCAGAGGCCGACGAAGTGGTCTGCCTGATGACCCCGGGGGCATTCTACGCCGTCGGCGAGCACTATGACGATTTCCATCAGACTTCGGACCGGGAGGTGACCACGCTTCTGGACGAGGCCCAGCTTTGGAACAGGGAGAATTCCCCATGAACGTCACCACTCTTCGTGCCCTGTACGTCGCCAAGCGCCAGGAAGTCCGCAGCATCGGGGAGCAACTGCCGGGCCCTGCGGAGGATGGCCGATGTGGCAGGCCGTCCTGAACTCAAGCAGGGGATCCAACCCACCTGGAGGAGACCCACGCGCATCGATCCACGAGCGCTTGATCCTGCTCGCCAAGCGCATGCTCAACCCGGATGCAGCCGCGGGCTGATGCATGAGGACACAACATCACAGTGATTGCGAAGAGGGAGGAGAGCGATGCCGCTCACCATCACCAGCCCGGCCTTCCGCGACGGTGAGGTCATTCCGACCCGGTATACCCGGGACGGCGAGAATCTCTCGCCGCCGCTGGAGTGGCGCGATGCGCCGCCGGAAACCAAGAGTTTCGTGCTGATCGTCGAGGATCCGGATGCGCCGCCGGGC from Microvirga sp. TS319 includes the following:
- a CDS encoding cupin domain-containing protein, which translates into the protein MTDTTVKKVSSAHSPTGDQGEIYLASGKRVSMRLWREEEPTRDKLSHKHEYEVVGYVIAGRAELEIEGQTVRLEPGDSWTVPAGTEHTYRILETFTAVEATAPPAQVHGREQS
- a CDS encoding phosphoribosyltransferase; this translates as MYPEDLSFRDRADAGRQLVPRLRLYAAQHPVVLALPRGGVPVAFEVAKGLGAPLDLIFVRKIGAPGQAEFGLGAVVDGAHPQVVLNKEALDRVRVPSGYIEEETQRQLKEIERRREHYLAGRRPVDVEGRVAIVVDDGIATGSTAQAALKGLSRARPARLILAVPVAPADSIARLRAEADEVVCLMTPGAFYAVGEHYDDFHQTSDREVTTLLDEAQLWNRENSP